The Streptococcus oralis region CTCTAAACTCGCTGTAAATTCCAGCCTGTCCGTCTTGGTATAGAGAATAACACGATGGGCTCTGGGCGACGTTTCGAGATAGTAAACCTCTTTAAAAGGATACTGGAATTGAGCAAATTTTGATTTAAAGTAAAAGCAATCTTCCGCCAGACTCTTACTGTCTTGACTATTGGCATAGAGGAGGGCTGTCTCGATACGAGACTCAAATTCCTCTGCTGACAAGGCCTTATCAATGTAGTCCAAAGCAGACACCTGGTAGCGAAAGGACAGGGGCATAAACTCCGAGTGAGTCGTCACAAAGACGATGAGGGCATAAGGATCCCGATCTCGAATCTTTCTAGCTACCTCTAGACCTTTCATCTCCTCATTTCGAATCTCAATATCCAAAAAGAATAGCTGATGGGCTCCCTTCTCATGCACCTCTGCCAGCAGTTGGTCTGGTTTCCCAAAGACTTCAAAAGAACTAGGAATGATACTCTGTTTTTTCAAAAGTTTCTCAATCGTCGTTTCAATTCTAGCTTGTTGGGAAAAGTCATCTTCTAAAACAAATATTCTCATCTTCTTACTCTCCTTGTTTCAACCATTTTTGGCGAATGTCTCTATAGCGACGTCTGGCATACTGAACAGCATATCGACCTTCTTCTCCAAGAAAAAGAGTCTTTCTTTGGATATCCATGGATTTTACTCGTTCAAGGTTGACCAGACAATTTCGATGACATCTCGTCAAGGTTTCTCCATATTGTTTCTCAAGATTGCTTAAATTTTGAAATAGATCAAAGCTAGCGTTTTCTGTAACAATCTGTACGGTATGGGCTTTACTTGGATGCGTTTGGATATAGTAGATATCCTTTATGTTTAATTTGAAAATTTCTTTCTCTTTTTGGATGATAATGTAGTTCATGGATAAAACCTCCTAAAAAGAGGATAGCATAAGTCTAGAAACTATTTTTCACCAAATCCTAAACGGTTCTCAAAAATTCCTAAAGTGTCGAAGTGTTTACAAAATGAATATGATAATCTTACAACTATTTTATCATAAAATTCACTTATTGTAATTCAGGAAATTTCAATGACAATTCAAGATTTGAAGGTAAAAAAAGAGTTAAAAGTGATAAGCTATGATTATAGAAAGACAATCACTTGAAACAACTTTAGAACCATCACAAAGGAGGAATTCTCATGACGGATACAGACCCTATCAAAACAGCTCAGGCACTGATAACTGAGTTAAACAAAGCCTATCAAGTCTGCAAACAGGCAACAGCTGACGATGTCCGCTTTCAGGAGCAGCTGGACAATATCCTTGACTTTCTCTTTAAAGCTGAGACAGTGGATAATCGATTCTTGATTGAACTGGAAAAATTTTACCAGACTTCCAGTCTTCTCATGGGCCTCAGTGCTCTCGAACCAGATGCTCCTACTCGTGCTGCTTGGCGAGCCTATGACCGTTTTCACTTTGATCAAGTCAAAACCAAGTTGAGTCTCTATGGTCCAACCATTATCTTGTAGAAAATAAAAGAAGCTGAGACAGAACTCAACTTCTTTTTTAGTATCATATAAGCAATGTTATACTCAATGAAAATCAAAGAGCAAACTAGGAAGCTAGCCGCAGGTTGCAGATAAAGCTGACGTAGTTTGAAGAGATTTTCGAAGAGTATTAGTCCTGCATCTGATGTTTCACCCGATAAGGGAGATACAAGATTTGCAGGACCAGTCCAGCTCCAAGCAGGGCTAGAAGAGCTAGTTTTTCTTGGAGGGTAATCAAACCAACTATCAGCTGAACCAATAAAACAAAACCTGTCAATCCTCGGATAACTTCCTGTAGTCCCTTCTCTTTCTCCCCTTTTTCTAATGGAAAGAGCTGGGTCAAGTACTGGTAGTCGAAAGCACGATAGAGAGCCAACAACTGGAAGAGCATAAGGTAATTAAACAGGACAACCACTGCCGTCGCAATCCAAGCTTGCTCGATAAAGACTAGAGCTAACAAGGATAGGAAGAGGAGACGGAGACTGAGGGCAAAGAGATCTCCATTTCGCAGATAAGAACGAAGATAGAGGTTTTGCCAAATCTTGCTCGGCACTTTCTGAACTGCTTTAAGGATAAAATCCAGATAAGCGCGACGTTTGACACTATTGGAAACGCCCTTAACCTGAGTAAAGAGAGCAAAGAAACGAAGCAGAATTTGCTTGCGCTTGCTTTCTTGGGCAATGACATAATCCCAGTCCAGCCCAGTTTCAGTGAAAAATTTGCTGGCTTTTTGGCGAAAGAGGAGGTACTTCGCTACTCCCAATAAAAGCACATAGACGAGAAAGACTGGCAAGCCATAGCCCATAGCTAAAAACAAAGGTGCAAATAAGAGTAAAAAGAGGGTTTGGACAATTGTCCAGAAAACAAATGAACGCGACGACTGTCCTTTTAGGTAGGACTTCACCTCCTCTTCACTGACTAAGAGAAAGAGCTTGTCAGGTCCTTCCATGTAGGTCGCGATTCCTCCCCAAGCCAAAAGCAAGGCAGATACAATCCCCAAAAACAAGAGGATGGGCCAATGATTATAAGGAAAATCTTGCAAGAGTTGACTGTACTGGTAGGCTAGAAAACCGATGAGAACCAGCAGGAATAAGACAAAGTGATCATTGAGAACATAACGCAGATAACCGACACACTCCTTGCGAAAAGCCTGCTTTCGCTTTAAAAACAAGTCTTTCATAGCTCCTCCTCTTTGGTTAGAGCCAAGTAAATGTCGTTCAAGCTAGCCTCGGGCATGTCAAAGGCTTCGCGGAGTTGCTGGAGGTTCCCCTGAGCCCGCACCTCTCCCTTGTGGAGGATAACAAAGGCGTCACACATCTTTTCCGCCGAATCCAGCACGTGGGTACTCATGAGGATGGACTTGCCTTTTTGCTTTTCTACTTCCAAAAGCTGAATCAAGTCAGAAATAGCCAGCGGATCGAGGCCAAGGAAAGGCTCATCAACGATGAAAAGACTCGGATCCACGACAAAAGCACAGATAATCATGACCTTCTGCTTCATCCCTTTGGAAAAATGCACTGGGAACCAGTCTAATTTTTGGTCCAAACGGAACATTTTTAACAAAGGTTCCGCACGATCAAAAGCCACTTTTTGCTCAATACCATAAGCCATGGCAACCGTCTCGATATGCTCTCTGAGGGTCAATTCCTCATACAAGCTAGGCGTTTCAGGAATATAGCCAATCTGCTTGCGGTAGCTAGTCGCATCTTCTCGCAGGGTTAAACCATTAATCTTAATTTCCCCACTGTAAGGCGTCAAAAGACCGATAATCTCATTGATAGTCGTTGATTTTCCAGCACCGTTGAGACCAATCAAACCGACCAATTGCCCACTTTCAACGATAAAGGACACATCTTTCAAGACAGGAACGTGGACATAGCCTCCTGTCAGGTTTTTAATTTCTAACATATTTTCTCCGAATCTGGTATAATGTAGCTATATTATATCAAAATTTAATACAGTAGAGGTGGATTTTATGTCAGATTGCATTTTTTGTAAGATCATCGCAGGGGAGATTCCTGCTTCAAAAGTATACGAGGATGAGCAGGTTCTTGCCTTTCTTGATATCTCTCAAGTAACGCCTGGACACACCCTCATTGTACCCAAAGAGCATTTTCGCAATCTTTTGGAGATGGACGCTGCCAGCGCTAGCCAACTCTTTGCCCAAGTACCAACAGTGGCTCAAAAAGTCATGAAGGCTACCAAGGCTGCCGGAATGAACATCATCGCCAACTGTGAGGAAGTTGCTGGTCAAACAGTCTTTCATACTCACGTGCATCTCGTACCTCGCTACGGTGCAGAAGATGACCTCAAGATTGACTTTATCGCCCACGAACCTGACTTTGACAAACTTGCCCAAGTCGCTGAAACCATTAAAAACGCTTAAGGAGATGCCATGAAACTATCCAATCTATTGCTGTTTGCAGGAGCTGCAGCTGGAAGTTATTTTGTCGTGAAAAATCGCCAAGCCATTCAGGATGAAGTGCTAGATACAACTGACCGCATTGAATCTATCAAGGATGATTTGGATATCATCCAAAACAGCTTGCAAATCATCGACCAGCAAAAAGCCCTTATCAAGGAATATCAAAAAGACTTGACCTACAAGTTCAAAGTCTTGGAAAAAGATTTCCAGACTAGACTAGCTGTGATAAAAGAAACACAGGAGCTTGAGGATAAGTAAAAAAGAGCCCGATGGCTCTTTTTAGTTTATAGATTTTTTAAGACTTTCCTTAAGTAATGACGGACGGTAGCGACCTTCTTCGAAATTCCATACCTAAACTTTGAGCCTAGGTCTCAAAGTTTCCGAACACCTGAAATCAACTGGTTTCAGGTGTTTTCATTACGGCGAAAAGTCTGGGAAAGTATTTGATATATACTCAATGAAAATCAAAGAGCAAACTAGGAAACTAGCCGCAGGTTGCTCAAAACACTGTTTTGAGGTTGTAGATAAGACTGACGAATTCAGTCACATATATACGGCAAGGCGACGTTGACGCGGTTTGAAGAGATTTTCGAAGAGTATTAGTTATGAAATGGTGAATGAGTTGTCTAAATTGTGGTGTATAGTTGATGGGATATAGCTTGTTTACGCTTTAAAAAGAGCCCGACGGCTCTTTTTACTTTATTCTCCTTCAAAGGCATCTTTAATATGGTCAAAGAAGCCTTTTTTCTTTGGATTGACTTTCAAGTCACCTGCAGCCGCGAATTCTTTAAGCGCTGCTTTTTGGCGGTCGTTCAAACCTGTCGGAGTCACGACATTGACAGTAACGTATTGGTCACCAACGGCACCACCACGAAGGCTCGGTGCTCCCTTGCCACGTAGACGGAATTTCTTGCCAGTCTGAGTTCCTTCTGGGATAACCAATTCAACATCTCCATGAACAGTTGGAATTTCCACAGTATCTCCAAGAGTTGCTTGGACAATATTGAGATTTAACTTGTAGAAAATAGTTGTTCCTTCACGTTCAAATTTATCACTGGCTTCAACAGAAACCACCACGTACAAGTCCCCGTAAGGTCCACCGTTAAAGCCTGCTTCACCTTGACCAGCGAGGCGGATTTGTTGGCCTGTTTCCACACCAGCAGGGATCTTCACATGTACGCTATGAGCTTGTTTTTCATGACCTGTACCGTGACATGTAGTACATGGATCTTTAATTTCTTTTCCGCGACCATGACAGACATCACAGGTTACTTGGCGACGCATCATACCAAGAGGAGTCTGCGTATCGACGTTAATAACACCAGCGCCATGACAGCGTCCACAAGTGACTGGACTTGTTCCTGGCTTAGCACCAGATCCGTTACAGGTACGACAGCTTGCTTCACGATTGTATTTAACCTCTTTTTCTGTTCCAAAAATAGCTTCTTCAAAAGTCAAATTCACACGGTACTGGAGGTCATCCCCTTGACGAGGAGCGTTTGGATTGCGTGAAGCTCCGCCTCCCCCGAAAAAACTTGAGAAGATATCTTCAAAACCACCGAAGCCACCTGCTCCGTCAAAGCCACCAAAACCACCGGCACCACCAAAGCCACCGTTGGCACCCGCAGCACCATATTGGTCATAGGCTGCACGTTTTTGGTCGTCACTCAAAGTCTCATAGGCTTCTTGAACTTCCTTGTATTTTTCCTCAGCGCCAGGATCCTTGTTGATATCTGGGTGATATTTTTTGGAAAGCTTACGATAAGCCTTTTTGATCTCGTCTGCCGAAGCGTTTTTTGACACCCCCAGACGATCATAAAATTCAGTATTGTTCATACAAGATACTAAGAGCGAACAGAAAGCGACTGAAATTTAGGAAACCGACAAGAAATCCTGATTTCTTAGG contains the following coding sequences:
- a CDS encoding response regulator transcription factor; protein product: MRIFVLEDDFSQQARIETTIEKLLKKQSIIPSSFEVFGKPDQLLAEVHEKGAHQLFFLDIEIRNEEMKGLEVARKIRDRDPYALIVFVTTHSEFMPLSFRYQVSALDYIDKALSAEEFESRIETALLYANSQDSKSLAEDCFYFKSKFAQFQYPFKEVYYLETSPRAHRVILYTKTDRLEFTASLEEVFKQEPRLLQCHRSFLINPANVVRLDKKEKLLYFPNGGSCLIARYKVREVSEAINNLH
- a CDS encoding LytTR family DNA-binding domain-containing protein, whose translation is MNYIIIQKEKEIFKLNIKDIYYIQTHPSKAHTVQIVTENASFDLFQNLSNLEKQYGETLTRCHRNCLVNLERVKSMDIQRKTLFLGEEGRYAVQYARRRYRDIRQKWLKQGE
- a CDS encoding ABC transporter permease; translated protein: MKDLFLKRKQAFRKECVGYLRYVLNDHFVLFLLVLIGFLAYQYSQLLQDFPYNHWPILLFLGIVSALLLAWGGIATYMEGPDKLFLLVSEEEVKSYLKGQSSRSFVFWTIVQTLFLLLFAPLFLAMGYGLPVFLVYVLLLGVAKYLLFRQKASKFFTETGLDWDYVIAQESKRKQILLRFFALFTQVKGVSNSVKRRAYLDFILKAVQKVPSKIWQNLYLRSYLRNGDLFALSLRLLFLSLLALVFIEQAWIATAVVVLFNYLMLFQLLALYRAFDYQYLTQLFPLEKGEKEKGLQEVIRGLTGFVLLVQLIVGLITLQEKLALLALLGAGLVLQILYLPYRVKHQMQD
- a CDS encoding ABC transporter ATP-binding protein; translated protein: MLEIKNLTGGYVHVPVLKDVSFIVESGQLVGLIGLNGAGKSTTINEIIGLLTPYSGEIKINGLTLREDATSYRKQIGYIPETPSLYEELTLREHIETVAMAYGIEQKVAFDRAEPLLKMFRLDQKLDWFPVHFSKGMKQKVMIICAFVVDPSLFIVDEPFLGLDPLAISDLIQLLEVEKQKGKSILMSTHVLDSAEKMCDAFVILHKGEVRAQGNLQQLREAFDMPEASLNDIYLALTKEEEL
- a CDS encoding HIT family protein, which gives rise to MSDCIFCKIIAGEIPASKVYEDEQVLAFLDISQVTPGHTLIVPKEHFRNLLEMDAASASQLFAQVPTVAQKVMKATKAAGMNIIANCEEVAGQTVFHTHVHLVPRYGAEDDLKIDFIAHEPDFDKLAQVAETIKNA
- the dnaJ gene encoding molecular chaperone DnaJ, whose translation is MNNTEFYDRLGVSKNASADEIKKAYRKLSKKYHPDINKDPGAEEKYKEVQEAYETLSDDQKRAAYDQYGAAGANGGFGGAGGFGGFDGAGGFGGFEDIFSSFFGGGGASRNPNAPRQGDDLQYRVNLTFEEAIFGTEKEVKYNREASCRTCNGSGAKPGTSPVTCGRCHGAGVINVDTQTPLGMMRRQVTCDVCHGRGKEIKDPCTTCHGTGHEKQAHSVHVKIPAGVETGQQIRLAGQGEAGFNGGPYGDLYVVVSVEASDKFEREGTTIFYKLNLNIVQATLGDTVEIPTVHGDVELVIPEGTQTGKKFRLRGKGAPSLRGGAVGDQYVTVNVVTPTGLNDRQKAALKEFAAAGDLKVNPKKKGFFDHIKDAFEGE